One window of Synergistaceae bacterium genomic DNA carries:
- a CDS encoding ABC transporter ATP-binding protein, producing the protein MTDSLLRVKDLSVIYRTDLETVKAVNGITFSLNRGETLGLVGETGAGKTTTALACMGLLPENTGRVTGGVIEFEGKNLVRLPESEMQKIRGRRVAMIFQDPMTSLNPVMSVSEQIAEALELHNESGRTAEQIQKRVDEVLSLVGIPAARKYDYPHQFSGGMKQRVVIAMALACEPELLIADEPTTALDVTIQAQVINMIRELRDRLGTAMIMITHDLGIVAQTCDNVAVMYAGRLIEAGQATDIYLSEAHHPYTTGLFGSIPNLRVKTRRLTPIPGLMPDPVNLPKGCSFSPRCPQKTSRCDEESPAVYQEGTHLISCHLCENRGNWRPVNRNGEGS; encoded by the coding sequence ATGACAGATTCCTTGCTGCGGGTAAAAGATTTGTCGGTGATCTATCGAACCGATTTGGAAACGGTCAAGGCCGTCAACGGCATCACTTTTTCCCTGAACAGAGGCGAAACTCTTGGCCTCGTGGGAGAAACCGGCGCGGGCAAAACCACGACGGCTCTGGCCTGCATGGGCCTGCTCCCCGAGAACACCGGACGCGTCACGGGAGGCGTCATTGAGTTCGAGGGGAAAAACCTCGTCCGCCTTCCGGAGTCCGAAATGCAGAAAATTCGGGGCAGACGCGTCGCCATGATCTTTCAGGACCCCATGACCAGCCTCAACCCCGTCATGTCGGTGAGCGAACAGATTGCCGAGGCGCTGGAGCTTCACAACGAAAGCGGCAGGACGGCGGAGCAGATTCAGAAACGGGTGGACGAGGTGCTGTCGCTGGTGGGCATTCCTGCCGCTCGCAAGTACGACTATCCCCACCAGTTTTCGGGCGGGATGAAACAGCGCGTGGTTATCGCCATGGCCCTGGCCTGCGAACCGGAGCTTCTCATCGCGGACGAGCCCACGACAGCCCTTGACGTCACCATTCAGGCGCAGGTCATCAACATGATTCGGGAGCTGCGGGACCGGCTGGGAACCGCCATGATCATGATCACCCACGATCTGGGCATCGTGGCCCAGACCTGCGACAACGTGGCGGTGATGTACGCGGGCAGGCTCATTGAGGCGGGACAGGCGACGGACATCTACCTGTCCGAGGCCCACCATCCTTACACCACGGGGCTTTTTGGGTCCATCCCCAATCTGCGGGTCAAAACTCGACGTCTGACGCCCATCCCCGGCCTGATGCCCGACCCCGTGAATCTCCCGAAGGGCTGCAGCTTCTCCCCCCGATGCCCGCAAAAAACGAGCCGCTGCGACGAGGAAAGCCCCGCGGTCTATCAGGAGGGAACGCACCTGATCTCCTGCCATCTCTGCGAAAATCGGGGAAACTGGCGGCCGGTGAACCGAAACGGGGAGGGATCGTAA
- a CDS encoding MATE family efflux transporter, translating into MDKLNKTGHATDRIGNDKIGKLLFEFSVPAIIGMVVNAVYNIVDRIYVGQGVDPLGIAGISLVMPLVMVMMASSIIVGVGANALFSIRLGEGRRDEVEKIMGHAIVLLFLIPFVVLVVLFVFLDPILKNVLGASDTVFPYARTYFQIILYGGVFSAMGPGINHFIRSDGHPRISMATQILGALTNIVLDPIFIFVFGWGIAGAAWATILSQFISFVWVICYFNSPMTALRFRLRDMKLKWALCRKILAIGFAPFSMQLAIGVVNMALNRSLFAYGGDVAVASMGIVYSILTMIFMPLMGLNQGVQPIIGYNYGAKRYARVKETYRLAVLSATAFVSIGFAFIQLFPGPFIALFRNEAGPIFDMGVHALRICTMFLPIIGFQMISANFFQAIGKPIQGTVLSLSRQILFYIPILFVLPRFFGISGVFFAMPAADVCASTLSALVIWREFKNLNALEAA; encoded by the coding sequence ATGGATAAATTGAACAAAACGGGTCACGCCACGGATCGCATCGGGAACGACAAAATCGGGAAGCTCCTTTTTGAGTTTTCCGTCCCCGCCATTATTGGGATGGTGGTGAACGCCGTTTACAACATCGTGGACCGCATTTACGTGGGTCAGGGAGTGGATCCCCTGGGCATCGCGGGGATCTCCCTGGTTATGCCCCTGGTCATGGTCATGATGGCCTCCTCGATCATCGTCGGAGTGGGGGCCAACGCCCTCTTTTCCATCCGCCTGGGGGAAGGCCGGCGGGACGAGGTGGAAAAAATCATGGGCCACGCCATCGTCCTTCTCTTCCTGATTCCCTTCGTGGTGCTGGTGGTCCTCTTCGTCTTCCTCGACCCCATTCTGAAGAACGTGCTGGGGGCCAGCGACACCGTATTTCCCTACGCCAGGACCTATTTTCAGATCATCCTCTACGGGGGCGTGTTCAGCGCAATGGGGCCGGGAATCAACCACTTCATCCGCTCGGACGGACATCCCCGCATCTCAATGGCCACACAGATTCTGGGGGCGCTGACCAACATCGTTCTGGACCCGATATTCATCTTCGTCTTCGGCTGGGGCATCGCCGGAGCCGCCTGGGCGACGATTCTCTCTCAGTTCATCTCCTTCGTCTGGGTGATCTGCTACTTCAACTCCCCCATGACTGCCCTGCGCTTCCGCCTTCGGGACATGAAGCTGAAATGGGCGCTGTGCCGGAAAATTCTGGCCATCGGCTTCGCTCCCTTTTCCATGCAGCTCGCCATTGGAGTTGTCAACATGGCCCTCAACCGGAGCCTCTTCGCCTACGGCGGGGACGTGGCCGTGGCGTCGATGGGGATTGTGTACAGCATCCTCACCATGATTTTCATGCCGCTTATGGGCCTGAATCAGGGAGTGCAGCCCATCATTGGCTACAACTACGGGGCGAAGCGGTACGCCCGGGTGAAGGAGACCTACCGTCTGGCGGTGCTCTCCGCGACGGCATTCGTCTCCATCGGATTCGCTTTTATCCAGCTTTTTCCGGGGCCTTTCATCGCGCTCTTTCGCAACGAGGCCGGGCCCATCTTCGACATGGGGGTTCACGCGCTCCGGATTTGCACGATGTTCCTTCCCATTATCGGTTTTCAGATGATCAGCGCCAACTTCTTCCAGGCCATAGGGAAACCCATTCAGGGCACGGTGTTGAGCCTGTCTCGACAGATTCTCTTTTACATCCCGATTCTTTTCGTCCTGCCTCGCTTCTTCGGGATATCGGGGGTATTCTTCGCCATGCCGGCGGCGGACGTTTGCGCGTCAACCCTGTCGGCCCTGGTGATCTGGCGCGAGTTTAAAAACCTGAACGCTCTGGAAGCGGCCTGA
- a CDS encoding ABC transporter permease codes for MHRFIFKRLLMLIPVIIGVSLLIFLIVDMIPGDPGANLLGAGALQEDIDMLNEQLGYNLPLLQRYGKYMYEAIFHFDLGKSYATKKPVFTEIVNRLPVSLTVAFNAILFSLVFGVPLGVLSAVKQNTVFDRVPTGIALLMAAQPAFLIGLVLMLIFSLRLKWFPANGIASWKSYVMPMIALGLPYGGRQLRFTRSSMLETIRQDYVRTAKAKGAPRQRVIWKHAMKNALLPVITVAGNSFGILIGGAIATETLFGLPGLGSFIVAGIKQKDVPVVTGGIIVFAVVFAFVILAVDLSYAFVDPRIKAKYSGRRG; via the coding sequence TTGCATCGGTTCATCTTTAAGCGCCTGCTCATGCTGATTCCCGTCATCATCGGGGTGTCGCTCCTGATTTTTCTCATCGTGGACATGATCCCGGGGGATCCGGGCGCGAACCTGCTGGGAGCGGGCGCTCTGCAGGAGGACATCGACATGCTGAACGAGCAGCTGGGTTACAATCTCCCCCTCCTTCAGCGTTACGGAAAATACATGTACGAGGCGATCTTCCACTTCGACCTGGGAAAATCCTACGCCACCAAAAAACCGGTCTTCACGGAGATCGTCAACCGCCTTCCCGTGTCTCTGACCGTGGCGTTCAACGCCATCCTGTTCTCGCTGGTGTTCGGGGTGCCCCTGGGGGTGCTTTCCGCGGTGAAGCAGAACACGGTGTTCGATCGCGTCCCCACGGGAATCGCGCTGCTTATGGCCGCGCAGCCCGCGTTTCTGATCGGGCTGGTGCTGATGCTCATTTTCTCGCTGAGGCTGAAATGGTTTCCGGCCAACGGAATCGCCAGCTGGAAAAGCTACGTCATGCCCATGATCGCTCTGGGACTTCCCTACGGCGGACGCCAGCTGCGTTTCACCCGATCCAGTATGCTGGAGACCATCCGTCAGGACTACGTCCGCACCGCCAAAGCCAAGGGAGCCCCACGGCAGCGGGTCATCTGGAAACACGCCATGAAAAACGCGCTTCTCCCCGTCATCACCGTGGCTGGAAACAGCTTCGGCATCCTGATCGGAGGAGCCATCGCCACGGAGACTCTGTTCGGCCTGCCCGGCCTGGGGTCCTTCATCGTGGCGGGCATCAAACAGAAGGATGTTCCGGTGGTCACAGGCGGCATCATCGTCTTCGCCGTGGTCTTCGCCTTCGTGATTCTAGCGGTGGACCTCTCCTACGCCTTCGTGGACCCTCGCATCAAAGCGAAATATTCCGGAAGGAGGGGATGA
- a CDS encoding CapA family protein has product MSVKMKFTAAGDMLVHRRLPETYPGFEEIAAEIRKGDMRFFNLETTVHDYESYGSQYNGGSYLCAPREILEDAKRFGFNITSFANNHTLDFSYGGLEKTLENLQKAGFPSAGVGLDLQRAAEPAYLDCNSGRVALIGTVSSFNPAAMAGNASGSVIGRPGVNGLRIKTTYFIKADQAKVLQEIAEGTQINVLNEMSRSEGYKTALPENTIEFDNLLFEISEKVGQKSTVHPDDMARVKRAIYDASFQADYIVISIHCHQQPGAEKFVAPPFLEEFARACIDSGAHAVIGHGPHVLRGIEIYKNCPIFYSLGDFVLHNENITKAPADYYEFYGLPADATMYDLYRTRDAEFTRGLQSKREAFETLIPCWEAEDGKLTRLSLLAVELGYGMPRSRGGWPAPAKDSSILEQVAERSKGYGTKLKIQGNRAEVLPG; this is encoded by the coding sequence ATGTCGGTCAAAATGAAGTTTACGGCGGCGGGCGACATGCTGGTTCATCGCCGGCTGCCTGAAACCTACCCGGGATTCGAGGAAATCGCCGCGGAGATTCGAAAAGGCGACATGCGTTTTTTCAACCTGGAAACGACGGTCCACGACTACGAGTCCTACGGTTCTCAGTACAACGGCGGAAGCTACCTCTGCGCGCCCCGCGAGATACTGGAGGACGCCAAAAGGTTCGGTTTCAACATCACGTCTTTTGCCAATAATCACACGTTGGACTTCTCCTACGGCGGACTGGAAAAGACTCTGGAGAACCTTCAAAAAGCGGGCTTCCCCTCCGCGGGAGTGGGGCTTGACCTGCAGCGGGCCGCCGAGCCCGCCTATCTGGACTGCAACTCCGGAAGGGTCGCGCTTATCGGCACGGTGTCCTCGTTCAATCCGGCGGCCATGGCCGGAAACGCCTCGGGAAGCGTAATAGGACGGCCTGGCGTGAACGGCCTGCGCATCAAAACCACGTACTTCATCAAGGCCGACCAGGCGAAAGTTCTGCAGGAAATAGCAGAAGGGACCCAAATTAACGTCCTTAACGAAATGTCCCGCAGCGAGGGCTACAAGACCGCCCTGCCCGAAAATACCATCGAGTTCGACAACCTTCTGTTCGAAATCAGCGAAAAAGTCGGACAAAAATCCACCGTGCATCCCGACGACATGGCCAGGGTGAAGCGGGCCATTTACGACGCCAGCTTTCAGGCCGACTACATCGTCATTTCCATCCACTGTCACCAGCAGCCCGGAGCCGAAAAATTCGTGGCTCCGCCGTTCCTCGAAGAATTTGCGCGCGCCTGCATCGACAGCGGCGCTCACGCTGTAATCGGGCACGGCCCCCACGTTCTGCGGGGCATAGAGATTTACAAAAACTGCCCCATTTTTTATTCTCTGGGCGATTTTGTCCTGCACAACGAAAACATCACGAAAGCGCCGGCGGACTATTACGAATTTTACGGACTGCCCGCCGACGCCACCATGTACGATCTGTACAGGACCCGCGACGCGGAGTTCACACGAGGACTTCAGTCCAAGCGGGAGGCCTTCGAGACGCTCATCCCATGCTGGGAGGCGGAGGACGGCAAACTGACCCGCTTATCGCTTCTCGCGGTGGAACTGGGGTACGGGATGCCCCGAAGCCGCGGCGGATGGCCCGCGCCGGCAAAGGACTCCTCCATTCTGGAGCAGGTCGCCGAGCGCTCGAAGGGGTACGGTACAAAGCTGAAAATTCAGGGCAACCGCGCCGAGGTCCTGCCGGGATAA
- a CDS encoding ATP-binding cassette domain-containing protein, translating into MTASVDIQPLVETRGLKKYFRVRGGLLHAVDDVNITILPKKTLGVVGESGCGKSTLGRTLIRLLEPTEGQVLFDGQDISRFHSRQLQEMRRKMQIIFQDPYSSLDPRMSVAETIAEFMLIHRTCSGKQAAFQRAAELMDIVGLARRCAGAYPHELDGGRRQRIGIARALSLNPEFIVCDEPVSALDVSIQAQILNLLMDIQEDRGLTYMFITHDLSVVRHISDEIVVMYLGQCVEHADSDSLFENPLHPYTKALLSAIPEPDITMRNKEIKPIRGELASPVNPPAGCRFAARCDYTRDVCRTVTPPLRSQTRRQDGAAETASGKGRHFVACHLFPEESAV; encoded by the coding sequence ATGACGGCGTCCGTTGACATTCAGCCGCTGGTGGAGACCCGGGGGCTCAAAAAATACTTCAGGGTGCGGGGAGGTTTGCTCCACGCCGTGGACGACGTCAACATCACCATTCTTCCGAAAAAAACGTTGGGCGTCGTGGGAGAGTCGGGCTGCGGCAAGTCCACGCTGGGGCGGACGCTCATCCGTCTTCTGGAGCCCACGGAAGGACAGGTGCTTTTCGACGGGCAGGACATCTCCAGGTTCCACAGCCGGCAGCTGCAGGAGATGCGCCGGAAAATGCAGATTATTTTTCAGGACCCCTACTCCAGTCTGGACCCGCGCATGTCCGTGGCCGAGACCATCGCGGAGTTCATGCTGATTCACCGGACCTGCTCCGGGAAACAGGCCGCGTTTCAGCGGGCGGCGGAGCTCATGGACATCGTCGGCCTGGCCCGACGCTGCGCCGGAGCGTATCCTCACGAGCTGGACGGAGGGCGTCGTCAGCGTATAGGCATAGCGAGGGCCCTGTCCCTCAACCCGGAGTTCATCGTCTGCGACGAACCGGTTTCCGCGTTGGACGTATCCATTCAGGCCCAGATTCTCAACCTGCTCATGGACATCCAGGAGGATCGGGGACTCACCTATATGTTCATCACCCACGACCTTTCGGTGGTCCGGCACATCTCGGACGAGATCGTGGTGATGTATCTGGGGCAGTGCGTGGAGCACGCCGACTCCGATTCTCTGTTCGAAAATCCTCTGCACCCCTACACGAAGGCGCTGCTGTCAGCCATCCCCGAGCCGGACATCACCATGCGCAACAAAGAGATCAAGCCCATCCGGGGAGAGCTCGCCAGCCCCGTCAACCCTCCGGCGGGGTGCCGGTTCGCCGCGCGGTGCGACTACACCCGGGACGTCTGCCGGACGGTCACGCCTCCTCTGCGGTCCCAGACCCGACGGCAGGACGGGGCGGCGGAAACGGCTTCGGGGAAGGGAAGGCATTTCGTGGCCTGTCATTTGTTTCCGGAGGAAAGCGCCGTTTGA
- a CDS encoding ABC transporter substrate-binding protein yields the protein MKKFCKMNVLLLTAAVICLVSGGSALGADGDRTLNLSILAPLTTIDPQASTNLQDWMFFRQVFEPLYHQNEATSKYEPRVAESYSISPDNLVYTFKIRKGIKFHNGADLKASDVVFSYKRALEQPKVRSYLGGVKNVSAGDDYTVKVELSAPNAAFLNNQTRVMILSQKEVEEQGGEFGTKLTLAGTGPYYLTSLKHDVEWTCSAFPDYYRGEAPIKKLHYTPIVEASAGLIAFESGELDWYIAPIANWDALTSNPAYKTQLVPANHISFIALNYEHKPLDDDNIRMAIAYAIDKDAMNIACYDGHAQNADFMVQPQSNAGAPSKGLVYNYDPEKAKEYVKKSAYPNGTNVGTINCSAGGYFEKMAQVLQSNLADVGLTCDINRLDSATNMEQARHQKFDLFCSGTDCNGDFDFYKRYSYSKAVGTYYVKYEGTKFDYKKLDALWDAGIATTDPAEREKIYSEVSDFIAATATMFPVFHKVQPYVWTPDLTIPVNYPNYPQVYEWSWTKK from the coding sequence ATGAAAAAGTTTTGCAAAATGAACGTGTTGTTGCTGACGGCCGCCGTAATCTGCCTCGTCAGCGGGGGAAGCGCCCTCGGAGCCGACGGGGACCGGACGCTGAATCTGAGCATTCTGGCTCCTCTTACCACCATTGACCCCCAGGCGAGCACCAATCTTCAGGACTGGATGTTCTTCCGGCAGGTTTTCGAGCCCCTCTATCACCAGAACGAAGCCACCAGCAAGTATGAGCCGCGGGTCGCCGAGAGTTACTCCATCAGCCCCGACAACCTCGTCTACACCTTCAAAATCCGCAAGGGGATCAAATTCCACAACGGAGCCGACCTGAAGGCCAGCGACGTGGTCTTTTCCTACAAACGCGCGCTGGAACAGCCCAAGGTCAGAAGCTACCTGGGCGGGGTGAAAAACGTGAGCGCCGGGGACGACTACACGGTGAAGGTCGAGCTGTCCGCCCCCAACGCCGCCTTCCTCAACAACCAGACCCGCGTCATGATCCTCAGCCAGAAGGAAGTGGAGGAGCAGGGCGGCGAGTTTGGCACGAAGCTGACCCTGGCCGGAACGGGCCCCTATTACCTCACCAGCCTGAAGCACGACGTGGAGTGGACCTGCTCCGCCTTCCCCGACTACTATCGGGGCGAGGCTCCCATCAAAAAGCTCCACTATACGCCCATCGTAGAGGCCTCCGCGGGGCTGATCGCCTTCGAGTCCGGCGAGCTGGACTGGTACATCGCCCCCATCGCCAACTGGGACGCTCTGACCTCCAACCCCGCGTATAAGACCCAGCTCGTTCCCGCGAACCATATCTCTTTTATCGCGCTCAATTACGAGCACAAGCCGCTTGACGACGACAACATCCGTATGGCCATCGCTTACGCCATCGACAAGGACGCCATGAATATCGCCTGCTACGACGGACACGCCCAGAACGCGGACTTCATGGTTCAGCCTCAGAGCAACGCCGGAGCACCCTCCAAAGGCCTCGTCTACAACTACGACCCGGAGAAGGCGAAGGAATACGTGAAGAAATCCGCCTACCCCAACGGAACCAACGTGGGGACCATCAACTGCTCCGCCGGCGGGTACTTCGAGAAAATGGCCCAGGTCCTTCAGAGCAACCTGGCGGACGTCGGGCTGACCTGCGACATTAACCGTCTGGACTCGGCGACGAACATGGAACAGGCGCGCCATCAGAAATTCGACCTGTTCTGCTCCGGAACCGACTGCAACGGCGATTTCGACTTCTACAAGCGCTATTCCTACTCGAAGGCCGTGGGCACCTATTACGTCAAATACGAGGGGACGAAATTCGACTACAAAAAGCTGGACGCCCTCTGGGACGCCGGAATCGCCACCACAGACCCGGCCGAGCGCGAAAAAATTTACAGCGAAGTGTCGGATTTCATCGCCGCCACCGCCACCATGTTCCCCGTCTTCCACAAGGTTCAGCCCTACGTCTGGACGCCGGATCTGACCATCCCCGTGAACTATCCCAACTATCCACAGGTTTACGAATGGTCCTGGACAAAGAAATAA
- a CDS encoding ABC transporter permease: MNAVNALSDAAPDILTFKKESRWKEVWRRLKKDRLAMFGLVVISFLILCAVLADLIVPYSVALKMAPKLKLAQPSAVHWFGCDGYGRDLLARCLHGGRISLLIGFATSIATLIVGSLLGALVGYVGGKLDDIVMRALDIFSAIPSTLFAMAVVAAMGSGIVNICIAISLTNIPGFVRIVRSSVLNIAEQEYIEAMRAGGASTLHILVKHVIPNSVGTLIVQTTANVASMILSAATLSFLGLGINPPQPEWGALVSEGKEFLRTAPHLVLFPGVLICVASFSMSILGDGLRDALDPRLRT, translated from the coding sequence ATGAACGCCGTGAATGCCCTGTCCGACGCAGCACCTGACATCCTGACGTTCAAAAAGGAAAGCCGCTGGAAGGAAGTGTGGCGCAGGCTCAAAAAAGACCGGCTGGCGATGTTCGGGCTTGTCGTCATCTCCTTCCTGATTCTTTGCGCCGTTCTGGCGGACCTCATCGTTCCCTACAGCGTGGCGCTGAAGATGGCCCCGAAACTCAAGCTGGCCCAGCCCTCCGCCGTCCACTGGTTCGGCTGCGACGGCTACGGGCGGGATCTTCTGGCGCGCTGTCTTCACGGAGGGCGAATCTCTCTGCTCATCGGCTTTGCCACGTCCATCGCCACGCTGATCGTGGGAAGCCTGCTGGGAGCTCTGGTGGGCTACGTGGGCGGAAAGCTGGACGACATCGTCATGCGGGCGCTGGACATTTTCTCCGCCATTCCCTCTACCCTGTTCGCCATGGCCGTTGTGGCCGCTATGGGATCAGGGATCGTCAACATCTGTATCGCCATTTCACTGACCAATATTCCCGGATTCGTGCGTATCGTCCGATCATCGGTGCTCAACATCGCCGAGCAGGAGTACATCGAGGCCATGCGGGCAGGCGGAGCCTCCACCCTTCACATCCTCGTGAAGCACGTCATTCCCAACTCCGTGGGAACTCTGATCGTTCAGACCACCGCCAACGTGGCCTCCATGATCCTGTCCGCCGCGACCCTGAGTTTTCTCGGCCTGGGGATCAATCCGCCCCAGCCGGAGTGGGGGGCGCTGGTCAGCGAAGGCAAGGAATTTCTGCGCACCGCGCCCCATCTGGTTCTTTTCCCCGGCGTTTTGATCTGCGTGGCGTCCTTCTCCATGAGCATTCTGGGCGACGGCCTGAGGGACGCTCTGGATCCCCGCCTCCGAACCTGA